In Agromyces sp. 3263, a single genomic region encodes these proteins:
- a CDS encoding extracellular solute-binding protein — MFTTRRMRRVLAVAAASGATVLALAGCAGGGTGGGSEAAYDPDEEVTLTFTWWGNDDRAQRYQKLIDAFEAEHPNITIEGTFTDFPSYWEKRQTEAAGGGLPDVWQFSDSYLREYAEPGLLLDLDTVGEYIDVDAFDDGLRATGQLEGVQYSLPTGYSAWAMFLNDGLVEQAGVEPYEGGTSFDGYADWMAEVTEATGGAVYGGTDLTQRIQNFENVLRAEGKNLYTEEGELGFTEKDLRDFWDSGAEAREGVVVPQQRLEEISPKSGFGANLTASEASWSNFLGGYLADSGAEHVTLVAPPTADPDAKDLYRQAGLQVAIAADTEHPEAAALWLDYVVNSEEAGEIFGTTLGFPASETKLAGTTLEGVDAQVADYLESVADRLGEAPPVPVVGYGSLEQTFWDLGKSIGLGALSVDDAVDQFFTEAKVILG, encoded by the coding sequence ATGTTCACGACCCGACGGATGCGTCGCGTGCTCGCGGTTGCCGCGGCATCCGGCGCCACCGTGCTCGCGCTGGCCGGATGCGCCGGCGGCGGCACCGGTGGCGGCAGCGAAGCGGCCTACGACCCCGATGAGGAGGTCACGCTGACCTTCACGTGGTGGGGCAACGACGACCGCGCCCAGCGGTACCAGAAGCTCATCGACGCGTTCGAGGCCGAGCACCCGAACATCACGATCGAGGGGACGTTCACCGATTTCCCCTCGTACTGGGAGAAGCGCCAGACCGAGGCCGCCGGCGGCGGACTGCCCGACGTGTGGCAGTTCTCCGACTCCTACCTGCGCGAGTACGCGGAGCCGGGTCTCCTGCTCGATCTCGACACCGTCGGCGAGTACATCGACGTCGACGCGTTCGACGACGGACTGCGAGCGACCGGCCAGCTCGAGGGCGTGCAGTACTCGCTGCCCACCGGCTACAGCGCCTGGGCGATGTTCCTGAACGACGGGCTCGTCGAGCAGGCGGGCGTGGAGCCGTACGAGGGCGGCACGAGCTTCGACGGCTACGCCGACTGGATGGCGGAGGTGACCGAGGCCACCGGCGGGGCGGTCTACGGCGGCACCGACCTGACCCAGCGCATCCAGAACTTCGAGAACGTGCTGCGCGCCGAGGGCAAGAACCTCTACACCGAGGAGGGCGAGCTCGGGTTCACCGAGAAGGACCTGCGCGACTTCTGGGACTCCGGCGCTGAGGCCCGCGAGGGCGTCGTCGTGCCGCAGCAACGGCTCGAGGAGATCTCGCCCAAGTCGGGCTTCGGCGCCAACCTCACGGCCAGCGAGGCGAGCTGGAGCAACTTCCTCGGCGGCTACCTCGCCGACTCCGGCGCCGAGCACGTGACGCTCGTCGCGCCGCCGACGGCCGACCCCGATGCGAAGGACCTCTACCGGCAGGCCGGCCTGCAGGTCGCGATCGCGGCCGACACCGAGCACCCCGAGGCGGCGGCGCTGTGGCTCGACTACGTGGTGAACAGCGAGGAGGCCGGCGAGATCTTCGGCACCACGCTCGGCTTCCCCGCCTCCGAGACGAAGCTCGCGGGCACGACGCTCGAGGGCGTCGACGCGCAGGTCGCCGACTACCTCGAGTCGGTCGCGGACCGACTCGGCGAGGCACCGCCCGTGCCGGTCGTGGGCTACGGCTCGCTCGAGCAGACGTTCTGGGACCTCGGCAAGTCGATCGGCCTCGGCGCGCTCAGCGTCGACGACGCGGTCGACCAGTTCTTCACCGAGGCGAAGGTCATCCTCGGCTGA